Genomic window (Escherichia fergusonii ATCC 35469):
CGGTCGCGGCTTTCATCGCCACCATACGGGCGGCCTGCTCGCTGGCCAGGTTTTCAACCACGCCCTGATAAACCTGAGATTCGACATAACGACGCAGCAGGGTATCCAGCAACGCCTTCGGATCGGGTTCGTACAGGTAATCCCAGGATTTATGTTTCAGATCATCATCATCTGATGCCGGTAACGGCAGCAGCTGGCTGATGGTCGGAACCTGAGACATGGTGTTAATAAATTTGTTGCTGACAATGTAAAGCTTGTCCAGACGGCCTTCGTCGTAGGCCTGCAACATCACTTTTACCGGACCGATCAGTTCGGACAGGGAAGGGTTGTCCCCCATGCCGGTGACCTGGGCAACAACATTGCCGCCCACGGAGTTGAAGAACGACACACCTTTTGAGCCGATCATTGCGAGGTCGCATTGAACGCCTTTGTCGGTCCAGGTCTTCATTTCCGCCAGCAGTTTTTTGAACAGGTTAATGTTCAAACCACCGCACAAACCACGGTCGGTCGACACCACCAGGTAGCCTACGCGTTTAACGTCGCGGTCTTCCAGGTATGGGTGCTTATATTCCAGATTACCGTGTGCAAGGTGACCAATCACTTTGCGCATGGTTTCTGCATAAGGACGGCTGGCCGCCATGCGATCCTGCGATTTACGCATTTTGGAAGCGGCGACCATCTCCATCGCTTTAGTGATCTTTTGCGTGTTCTGGACGCTTGCGATCTTACTACGTATCTCTTTTGCGCCGGCCATGAGCTTCTCCTCAATGCCTTGCGGCCTGCCCTAAGGCAAGCCGCCAGACGTTACCAGGATTGGGTTGCTTTGAAGGAATCGAGGATGCCTTTCAGCTTGCCTTCGATTTCGTCGTTGTAGCCACCGGTCTGGTTGATCTCTTGCATCAACGGAGCGTGATCACGGTCGACGTAAGCCAGCAGAGCGGC
Coding sequences:
- the atpG gene encoding F0F1 ATP synthase subunit gamma, encoding MAGAKEIRSKIASVQNTQKITKAMEMVAASKMRKSQDRMAASRPYAETMRKVIGHLAHGNLEYKHPYLEDRDVKRVGYLVVSTDRGLCGGLNINLFKKLLAEMKTWTDKGVQCDLAMIGSKGVSFFNSVGGNVVAQVTGMGDNPSLSELIGPVKVMLQAYDEGRLDKLYIVSNKFINTMSQVPTISQLLPLPASDDDDLKHKSWDYLYEPDPKALLDTLLRRYVESQVYQGVVENLASEQAARMVAMKAATDNGGSLIKELQLVYNKARQASITQELTEIVSGAAAV